The window CGCGAAATGCACTCCAAAGCCCCGCACACGGCGTTTTCGCTCGCCGCGGGAAACCCGATGGAAACCAAATGCCCCCCGCCGAGCGTCTTCAAAGCCTTCTTCGTGGTCTTGAAGGCCCTCACCTGCGAACACACGGCGAACGCCGAACGCTCGTAGGCTTTCCAGAAAAGCCCCTCGCGGTAGAGAATGATCCGGTCGGTGTTGGCCGCCTCGGTGCGAATGAAATCCTGACTCGTCATCGGTTGAATCGTTTCCGTACTGAAAAAAAAGAAAGGTTTCCGAGCCCGCCCGGCCCCGGGACGAGTCCGCCCCACGATTTGCCTCCTTCATTCCGGACCCCGGAACAGGCATCGGAAACCTGAAAAATTTTCGACCGGCTTACGCCGGTATTCCAACCGTCGGGCTTTCAATGCCCGACGGTGAATGACCGGATGCGGTCGCTGGCGCTCCCTGATTATTCTCGGACACAGCGCACGGGGAAGCCGTAAGCGCGGCTGTAATTACCCTGCGGGTGCACGTACGCGGCGTTGAAATACAAGAAGCCTGCACTCGCCGAACTCTGTGTCGGCGACGACGACCAACTGTAACCGCCGGAGCCGACATTCGTCAGCGCACCGGACGCGCGGTTGCGATAGCCCGAAGCGGGATAGAAGTCGGTCTCGCCCGTCTGCCAAGCCGTATAATAGAAGTGGTACCCGTGCTGATCGCTCAACGAATTGCGGTTCGAAGCGTTAAAAGTCGCATTACGCTTGTCGTTAGTGTCCTGGCTGCCGTAGTTGCCGCCATCGACCGTGAAGCGGTTCCACAAATCCTTGGGAGCGACGCGGTAACCCTCGGGGCACGGGTCGTAGATCGACTTGTAGATCTGAGCCTTACGCGGGTAGAGATAACCCGAGCCGTTGCCCCACAAGTGGTCGTTCTTCTTCATGACCCAATCGTAGTTCGCATACTTTCCGGTGGCGTCGTAGATGAACTTCGTCGGGTTCGCCGTAGCGTACTTGATCATCTCGGCGTCGGTCGTCTCGGCCGTAATACCGGTGGCCGTAGCCAGATTGAGCATGTTCTCCGTCTGGTTCCACTTGGTGATGCCGGACAGACCGTCGAAAGACGTTACGACATAAGAGTCGCCCGAAGCGGTGATCGCGCCCGGACGTCCCAGCGGGTCTTTGCGGCCCCACTGGTAGTAGAGACCGTACGAATCGACAGTAGCGGTAGCTCCGGCGGCAACCGTATTCATGGCACCCAGCGCGATCGGCATGACCTCGTAGGTCGAACCCGACCCGTTGCTGGCGGACGGAATGGCGTAGGTCAACAGTCCGGCCGTGGGGTCGATCTCGGGAACCCAGATGTGGTACGACCACAGGATATTGTCGGAAGCGTCCGTAATGGCGACGACGGCGTTGCCGTTGCCGGAGATGCCCGTTACCGGAACCTTATTATTCGAAATGGTACCGACGGTGATGCCCGTCAACGTGTTTTCCTTCCACAACAGCTTGGCTTTGGAGGGCTGGGGTGCCGACGAAGCGGGCGTGCCGGTCTTGCGGAAACGCATGTCGGACTTGAAAGGCGTAACGTCGATGTTCACCGTGGTCTCGCCATAGACCAGATAGGAGTTGTGCGGGCCGTAATAGTAGAACGTCGGGATGCCCGGCTTGTCCTCGACTTCGTAACGGAAATCCGTGCCGTCGGCCGTGAACCGCTCGTTGATCGGGAAGCGCAGCACCTTACCAGCGGAAAGGTCCTGAGTGGGCTTGGCGAAGAACGTGATGGTGTGGAGATCGGTCGTGCAGACGATCTTCATCTCCTCGCCGGCAGCGACGGCGGGGAACAACATGACCGACCGGGAGAACGGAGAACCCAATGCGCTGGAGGTGTTGAACGTCCAGTCGATCTTCTCCACGGAACCTGCGCCCAGTTTCGGAGCGACGGGGTCGGAGAAATCGACCGTAGCCGTGCCGCCGATCTTAGCGGAACCGGCGGTGGTGGTGATGGTCATCGACTCCATAGTCTCGTCTTTGAAATCCGACTGGCTCAGGTCGAACGCGAAAGTGCACCAAGTACCCAACTGCTTGAACTTGAAGTTAACCTCGGAAGTGGACTCAGAAGCGACGGCAGGCGTGTTGTACGAAACCTTGATGTCGTTGTAAGTGAACGAATAAGGCGAATCTTTCTCGTTCCACGACCCGATGCCGTACGTCGAACGGTGGTCCTGCTCGTAATTCTTGTTGAGATTGAACGAAATCTGACCGTTGGCGGCGACCTCGGCGGCGACGGCCGGGTAAACGGCCCTGAGGTCGCTGACATCGGTGTAAGCGATACCCTTGCCGCTCAGAGGCTCGAACTTGCCGACGGAAGTGCCCTGACCCGAAACGAGCTCGTACTGAACCTTATCGCCGTTGCTCGTGTTGACCACGAGGATGCGGTCCTTGTTGGACCAATTCACCACGGAATTGGTGCCCAATCCCGTACGGGTTCCGATCTCAGCATCCAAAGAACCCGATACACTGGCAAGCGTGTACTTGCCGCCGACAGCCGGGATGTCGCTAACCTCGGCATCCTTGCTGCAACCTGCCACGGATACGGCGAAAGCCGTCATAGCAGCGTAAAAAAAGATCTTTTTCATATTGAAACAACCTATAAGTGATTATTCGATAGTGTCAAATGATGCCGCGGCAGTCTACCACGCGACGCCGCCGTCGGAATATGCGCCGTCGTTATCGACGGTAGCCTCCCAAGCCAACCCGCCGTCGATATACGAAGCGTCGGGGGAATCGGCGTCGAGGACGACCGAGATCGGCCGCTCGATGAAGTAACGGGTACCGCCGGCGAAACCGCTCGCGGGAACGTCCTTATCGGGAGTGGTCAAAGTCAGTCCGGCCTGAGTGGTGACCGAGAACTTCACGGTGCCCGACATATTCGAGGTGGGCAGAATGACGAAGTCGATGTAAGGATTCGGATTCTGTCCGTCGGCCTTCTTCGTGATGCGTACAGGTGTGGTGAGCCGGACGGTGACGGTGCTGGTGCCCGAAGCGGAGGCAGAAGCGGCCAGAGAACCGTCGGCGAAGGTCAATTTGCAATCGCCGAACAAAGCGCAACCGGAAACGGAAACGGAAGCCTGAGAGATATAGACCTCGTCAGCGGAAGAAGCCTCGTCAAGGAACAACTGCACCCGCATCAACGACGAAGCAGGCTTGAAGTCGAAGCGGACGGACTTGTTCAACCCGATCTGCTCGGA of the Alistipes senegalensis JC50 genome contains:
- a CDS encoding fimbrillin family protein; translated protein: MKNNVLAMALIALTAMGCSKEDSVPAGGSPMTFTGVAPAASVPASAASSRSYFPGTSGLMYWSDYDNIGAYAFDSSKALKAHDICTLQSGAGSGLAVFHPRNILYSESWSGSGDYTFYAYYPVWTAAAATYSDGGVLLNIPSAQNGEFGRYQVCFSQAVTVSSEQIGLNKSVRFDFKPASSLMRVQLFLDEASSADEVYISQASVSVSGCALFGDCKLTFADGSLAASASASGTSTVTVRLTTPVRITKKADGQNPNPYIDFVILPTSNMSGTVKFSVTTQAGLTLTTPDKDVPASGFAGGTRYFIERPISVVLDADSPDASYIDGGLAWEATVDNDGAYSDGGVAW
- a CDS encoding FISUMP domain-containing protein, with translation MKKIFFYAAMTAFAVSVAGCSKDAEVSDIPAVGGKYTLASVSGSLDAEIGTRTGLGTNSVVNWSNKDRILVVNTSNGDKVQYELVSGQGTSVGKFEPLSGKGIAYTDVSDLRAVYPAVAAEVAANGQISFNLNKNYEQDHRSTYGIGSWNEKDSPYSFTYNDIKVSYNTPAVASESTSEVNFKFKQLGTWCTFAFDLSQSDFKDETMESMTITTTAGSAKIGGTATVDFSDPVAPKLGAGSVEKIDWTFNTSSALGSPFSRSVMLFPAVAAGEEMKIVCTTDLHTITFFAKPTQDLSAGKVLRFPINERFTADGTDFRYEVEDKPGIPTFYYYGPHNSYLVYGETTVNIDVTPFKSDMRFRKTGTPASSAPQPSKAKLLWKENTLTGITVGTISNNKVPVTGISGNGNAVVAITDASDNILWSYHIWVPEIDPTAGLLTYAIPSASNGSGSTYEVMPIALGAMNTVAAGATATVDSYGLYYQWGRKDPLGRPGAITASGDSYVVTSFDGLSGITKWNQTENMLNLATATGITAETTDAEMIKYATANPTKFIYDATGKYANYDWVMKKNDHLWGNGSGYLYPRKAQIYKSIYDPCPEGYRVAPKDLWNRFTVDGGNYGSQDTNDKRNATFNASNRNSLSDQHGYHFYYTAWQTGETDFYPASGYRNRASGALTNVGSGGYSWSSSPTQSSASAGFLYFNAAYVHPQGNYSRAYGFPVRCVRE